A stretch of DNA from Anaerobacillus isosaccharinicus:
AGACAACGTAATCGTTGCTCTACCTTGTAGTGGAATGGTTTGATTAATTGTTAGGACGTTCGAGCCTGCCTCAGCTACAACCGATAATAATCTCGATAATGTTCCTGACCGATCTTCAAGATGAATAGAAAGTGTCATAATCTTTTCCTTCACCATTGTATGAAAAGGAAAGATACCATCTTTGTATTTATAAAAAGCACTTCTACTTAGATCAACTGCCATAACAGCTTCGTTTATCTTTTTAACTTTACCACTGTCTAGTAAAGCCTTTGCTTCTAACGTTTTTTGCATTGCTTCTGGCAATATATCAGCCCTAACTAAATAAAACTCTTCTCTATTTTTCATTGACACTAAGACCACCACCTGAAATTTCCTATTAATACATTATAAATTTGCAAGACTATTTTGACAACATAATAATGTAGAATGCAAAATTTAGAATGTAGAATTGTTGAAAAGTAACGCAAAGAAGAAAAAGCCTCTTTGAATCACTCACACCATTCTACATTTTTACTTCTACATACTACATTTAAAAAGCTACCTTCACAGGTAGCTTTTTAAAATTATTCAACAAACTCAAATTCAAATTTTAAGATACGAACTAGGTCGCCGTCTTTAGCTCCAAGCTCACGAAGAGTAGCATCTACGCCCATTCCTCTCATTTGACGTGCAAAACGACGAATTGATTCATCTCTTGTGAAATCGGTCATTTTAAAGAGCTTCTCTAAGTCAGGACCGGAAAGTACAAATACACCATCATCGTCTTTAGTAATTTTATACGGTTCTTCAGCTTTTTCGTGGCGATAAACAATTCTACTTTCCACTTCTTCTTCAACAAGTGGAAACTCTGATGTCGTGTCTACTTTATCGGCAACTGCTAAAATTAGTTCTCTTAAGCCTTGTCTTGTAATAGCTGAAATCGGGAATATCGGGACATCTTGTCCTAACTGTTCTTTGAAATAAGCTAAATTGTCTTCAGAATCAGGCATGTCCATTTTATTAGCCACAATGATTTCTGGACGCTCTGTTAAGCGAAGATTGTATTCTTTAAGTTCTTGTTTGATTTTTACGTAGTCATCGTAAGGGTCTCGTCCTTCTAAACCAGACATATCAATAACGTGAACAATAACCTTTGTTCTTTCAATATGTCTCAAAAATTGATGTCCTAATCCAACACCTAAGTGAGCACCTTCAATTAAACCAGGCAAGTCAGCCATAACAAAGCTACGACCTTCTTCGACCTCGACTACACCTAAGTTCGGTTTAATTGTTGTGAAATGATACTCAGCAATTTTAGGCCTTGCCGCTGACACAACGGATAAAAGGGTTGATTTACCTACACTTGGGAACCCTACAAGTCCCACATCTGCAAGCAGTTTAAGCTCAAGAGTAATATTACGCTCTTGACCAGGTTCTCCATTTTCAGCGATTTCCGGTGCTGGGTTCGTAGGAGTTGCAAAACGACAATTCCCGCGACCACCACGACCACCTTTAGCAATAATCGCGCGTTGTCCATGATTTACTAAATCAGCAATTGTTGTTTTAGTATCCTCATCAATAACCGTTGTTCCTGGAGGAACTTTAATAACAAAATCTGGAGCATTTTTTCCATGCTGACTTTTAGATCTACCATGTTCTCCACGTTGGGCCTTAAAATGACGTTGATAACGGAAATCCATTAATGTTCTTAAGCCTTCTTCGACTTCAAAGACAACATTCGCTCCACTACCACCATCACCCCCAGCTGGCCCACCATCTGGAATATATTTCTCACGACGGAATGCAACCATTCCGTTACCACCGTCGCCACCTTTTACATATACCGTAACCTTATCTACAAACATCTTTTCACCTCAAAAATTCTTCAATCTCGTTCATTTAAGCTTAATTTATTAGCTTAAATGTTACGTAAAACTCTTCCTTACTAATATAAGATTCCACTAATTGCATTTGTTCATTCCAATTGTTTTCGTTCTCGACAATTTTTTTTATTTTTTCATCATTAGTTAACTTTCCTTGAAAATCAAACGTAAAACGTGGGAACTCATCTTCTAGTAGCTCTATCGTTAACTGTAAATGATTATCGCCATATTGTTCACAGCTTTCATTTAAAGCAAATGAAAACTGATGAAACCACTTCTGCAAGCGATTTTCAAATAAATTAAGGTTTTGACATTCTCCAATTACTTCAAACTCTAGTTGAAAATGGTTTCCTTTCTCCCAATTAAAAACTAAAATTTCATTGGCAAAATTGGGAATACTAAGGTTTGAAAGTTTACTTTCATGTTGGGATTGGTTCACAACCTCTTGAATAATTTCCTCTACACGATCGTATTTTTTTAAAGCAAGATTACCTTTAATTAATTGCATAACGTTAAGCCAATCATGCCGAGAATGCCGAAGTATTTGTAGGATGTTCCACTCATCTTTCATATCCAACACCTATTTTCGATAAAATTTGCCTTGTTTATCCCCAATTAAAAAAGGCTGCCAAAGAGGAAAAGATGTAACTAGACATTTTCAATAAAATACCAAATGTCTTCATTATATAGGCATAAACAAGAAAAGCCTTGTCCCGTCAACAAAGCAAAATAAGAAAAAACAATAGAGCAACCTTCATCTCGAAACTAAATGAAGAATTGCACAATTCGAACGAGTATAATTGTTAGCTACACTATATGTTATCATAAAAATTATTTTAAACAATCAAATTCAGTTATTTTTACCAACATTTTCTCCTTATCTAGCCAAAAAAATGGCTAAAGAGTACTTTTTCTGTTTTAATTTATTGTTAGGCGACTTTTTGAGGAAGCCTTCTATCCAATTCCAATAGCTGCGGAGCTAAAAACCCCTGGCATTCCATAATGAATTGAGAGAAACGTCACGGAAATTTTCTTGATTTATTTTGTTGACAGTTTAATTTATCCATCATATACTAAGAGTACTTTAATCCCGAGTAAAAACATATGATTAATTAAATTAATGCAGTTTGGAGGTTTTAACATGACCCACGTAGTAATAAAAGACGTTGAAAAAACGTTTTATAATAAAGTTGAAAAGACTTCATTTACCGTATTCAATAACATTAACCTAACAATAAAAAAAGGGGAGTTTGTCTCTTTACTAGGTCCCTCTGGATGTGGAAAGTCTACTTTACTAAATATTGTCGCAGGTCTAGATAAAGCTAGCAATGGCGTTGTCAAAATCGGTACTAAGGAAGTTAGTGGCCCAGGTTCTGATCGAGGTGTTGTTTTCCAAGAAGCAGCATTAATGCCATGGTTGACAGTTCTAGAAAATGTAACATTTGGACTAAAAAAACAAAAGATTAGCAAAGAAGCAGCTGAAAAAAAAGCGTTAGAATATTTAAAGCTTGTTCACCTAAGTAAGTTCGTTGGTTCATATCCACATGAACTTTCAGGCGGAATGAAGCAACGTGTTTCTATAGCAAGAGCACTTGCTATGGATCCCGAAATATTACTAATGGATGAACCTTTTGGAGCACTGGACGAGCAAACAAGATCAATGCTTCATAAAGAAGTTCAATTTATTTGGGAGCAAACAGGAAAAACAATTATTTTTGTAACTCATAACATTCGTGAATCAGTTCTTTTATCAGATCGAATTGTTTTAATGGGAACAAGACCTGGCGGAATTATTCAAGAATTCCCAGTCAATCTACCAAGACCACGAAAACCTTCTTCACCAGAATTTATTAAACTCGAAGAAGACATTATGAGTTTATTAGCTGGTGAGATTGAGAAAGTAATGAAGGAGGAGATGGGTGATGACTACAACACTAAGAAGGCTAGCCTTCTTTACAGCTCTAATCGCAATATGGGAGAGCATATATAGGTTAAATGGAGAATTTAGCTTTTTTAGCACAAGATTTTTCCCGTCTCCAAGTGGAGCTATTCAACAATTATACAAAGGATTCTTTGAAACTGGCATTCTAAGCAACGCCTTATTTACTAGTTTACAAAGAATTAGCTTAGGTTTCACCTTAGCCCTCTTAATTGGAGTTTCCCTAGGTATATTATTAGGACGCTCAAAACTTGCTGACGAAACACTTGGATCACTTGTTATTGCGCTTCAATCAATACCGAGTATTGTTTGGTTACCAATAGCGCTTATCTTCTTTGGACAAGGAAATACAGCGATTATCTTTATTATTGTTTTAGGTGGAACATGGGCGATGACAATGAATGTTAGAATGGGGATTAAAAATGTTCAACCACTTCTAATTAGAGCAGCACTAACAATGGGCTATAAAGGCTCTGAGCTTGTTTGGAAAGTGATGATCCCAGCCTCTATCCCAGCAGCATTAACAGGTGCTCGACTTGCTTGGGCATTCGGTTGGCGCGCCTTAATGGCAGGGGAACTTTTAGGCCGTGGCGGTCTTGGAAGAACACTACTTGATGCAAGAGACATGTTTAATATGGATTTAGTTATTGCAATTATGGTCATTATTTCAGTGATTGGATTAATTGTTGAGTATTTAATTTTTGCTCCAATCGAAAGGAAAGTTATGACTCGTTGGGGATTGGCTAAGTAAATGTAGAATCTAGAATGTAAATTGTAGAATGTAAAATGTAGAATTTTTAAATATTAGTAATTCATAGATGCAATTCAAAATAACGAAAAAAACATTGGGGGTATAAAAGGTGAAAAGATTTTTTACAGTAACATTATTGGCATTATTATTAGGAGTACTAGCTGCTTGTGGGTCGTCTAAATCAGAATCTGTAGCTATCGGATTTTTTCCAAACTTAGATCATGCAGCCGCTATCGTTGGAAAAGAAAAAGGTTTCTTTGAAGAAGAAATGACAGGGAAAGAGCTTGATTTCACTTCTTTCCCAAATGGAAATGACTTTATTGAAGCATTAGATAACAATGCAATTCAATTAGGTTATGTTGGACCTGGGCCAGCAATTAACTACTTTTTAGCTGGTGGAGACATTGTTGTATTAGGTGCTGCTGCGAACGGAGCAACATTAATTGTTGCTAGAGAAGGTTCTGGAATTGAAACGCTAGAAGACTTTGCTGGTAAGTCATTTTGTACTCCAGGAAATGGTTGCACGCATAACGTTCAGTTAGAAATTATGTTACAAGACATGGGCTTAACAACGACAAGACGTGGTGGAGTAGTAGACCATCAACCACGTGTTAACCCGGCAAATATGATGATCATGTTTGAATCAGGTGAAATTGACGCTGCTGCGGCACCTGAACCTTGGGGAACTTATTTAGTTGAAGAATTTGGCGCAAAAGTAATTACTGAGTGGAATGAAGTTTATTTAGGCGAAACATTAGCAAGTGTTGTTGTTGTAACAACTCCTAAATTTTTAAAAGAAAATCCAGAAGCAGTTGATCAGTTTTTAAAAGCTCATAAGCGTGCAGTTGATTACACGTATGAGAATACAGCGGACACATTAGTAACAATTAACGATCATCTTTTCAACATTTCACAACAAAGACTTCCTGAGTCTGTATTAGAAAATGCTTGGAAGCGTATGGTCGTTACAACTGAAACTCATGCAGATGCACTTCAAGCATGGGCAACTGCTTCATATGAATTAAATTTCATTGACAATGAACCAAACCTTGAAGGCTTTGTAGATACTTCAAGACTTGATAAAATTATTTCAGGAAACTAAAAAAAGAAATCCTTTTAGCCAATGCTAAAAGGATTTCTTTTTTTTACGCTAACTGTTGCTTCAACTTCGTTATCACAGCTTCACCTTGGTCAATACAATCTGGTACGCCAATTCCTTCAAATGAACCCCCTACCACATATACACCTGGTAATTGCTTTTGAAGCTGTTCTTTTAACTCATCAATTCGTTGTTTATGACCGACAACATACTGTGGCATAGAGTCTTTCCAACGACGAATGATATGGAATTCAGGTTTTTCATCAATTTGCATTGTCTTGTTTAAATCCGTCAACACAGCGTTAATGATTTCCTCATCAGACCAGTCTACGATTGCATCATTTCCAGCACGCCCTACATAGCAGCGTAATAACGCATAGCCTTCTGGAGTTGAATGATGCCATTTTTTATGCGTCCACGTACAAGCCGTGATATTGTAATCATTTTTCTTTGATACAACAAAGCCTGTGCCGTTAATATCTTTTTTAATTGCAGATTGTGGGAAAGCCATCGCAATCGTAGCAACTGATGTAGATGGAATGTCTGCTAACGATTGGACAAAAGAATAGTTTCTTAATGCTTCTTCTGTCACATGGTGTGGTGTTGCCATAACAACATAATCAAATGTTTCAACTACCCCATTTGAAAAAGTTAGTTCGTAAACCTCTCCCTTTTTCTCAAGGTTTACTAAGCCGACACCTTTAACAACAGCTTCTTCATCTAAATATTTCTCAACACCGTCCACTAATGATTGGAGACCACGTTTAAATGACAAAAACATTCCTTTAGGTTTTGTCTTTGGGGCACCTTTTGGCTTAGGTGGTGTCGCTTTTTTCATTCCAAGAATAAGACTACGATATTTTTGCTCTACCTGGTGGAATTGGGGAAATGTAGCCATTAAGCTTAATTTATCAATATCCCCTGCATAAATCCCTGAAAGTAGTGGCTCAATTAAATTATCAACAATCTCATTACCTAACCGTTTTCTAAAAAAACTTCCTAGCGACATATCCACATCCGGATCAGTTGCTCTAGGTAGAAATAAATCACCAGCAGCTCTAAGTTTTCCTAATGGAGAAAAAAGATTTGTCGTAGCAAAAGGGACCATTTGTGTTGGAATCCCCATAATCGCACCACCAGGAATTGGGTATAACTTGTCATTATTAAGAATAAACGCTCCGCCACTCCCGTTATAAACTAATTCTTTTTCTAGACCAACTTCTTTAGCAAGTCTTGTTGCACTTTGCTTTCTTGCTAGAAACGAATCAGGGCCCATTTCAATGACAAAGCCATTACGGTAATCTGTTGAAATTTTTCCACCAAGTTTTTGAGATTTCTCATATAGACGGTACTCACAGTCTAAGCCACTAGCTAATATTTCTTTTTGTAAATAGTAAGCAACTGTAATACCTGTTATTCCGCCACCGATAATAGCTACTCTTTTTTTACTCATTAGCGATCACTTTCTTTCTCGGCTAACTTATTCATCACAACATCAGCTAAACAATCAATGAATTTCGGCTTAGCATTTGGCATCTCTGGACGGAAATAAGCAACACCTAAATCATCAGTAACGACTTTGCACTCAATATCGTTATCGAACAGAACCTCAAGGTGGTCAGCAACAAAACCAACTGGGCAATATACAAATGCTTTATAACCTTTTTCATTATAGAGATCTCTCGTTAAATCTTGAACATCAGGTCCAATCCAAGGATCAGGCGTATTTCCTTCACTTTGCCAACCGATCGTATAGTTCACAATGCCAGCTTCTTTTGCAATTAAATCAGCCGTTTCTTTTAGTTGGTCTGGATATGGATCACCATTTTGTAAAATTTTCTCCGGCAAGCTATGAGCAGAGAAAATAACGACTGAATTATTAAATTGTTCTTCAGTCATACTAGCTACCGTCTTCTTAATTTCATCTGCCCAATATTGAATAAACTGAGGATGATCGTACCAGCTATCAATGCTATGTATTTTTGGGCCATTTATTTTCTCTGAATGTTCCTTTGCACGACCGTTGTAGGATTTAACGCTAAATGTTGAATAATGAGGTGCTAATACGATACTTACTGCTTCTTCAATCCCATCTGATTTCATTTGATCAACGGCATCTTCGATAAATGGGTCGATATGCTTTAACCCTAAGTAAAGTTTAAATTGAACATCTTCATTTAATTCATTAAGCTTTTTTTCTAAGCCTTGCCCTTGTTCTTCTGTGATTTTCGCTAATGGCGAAATACCACCAATTGCTTCATAACGCTCTGTCAGTTCATTCAGCATCTCATCTGAAGGCTTTCTTCCACGTCTAATATGTGTGTAATACGGCTCAATTTCCTCGATACTTCGGGGAGTCCCATAAGCCATAACAAGTAATCCAATCGTTTTTTTAGACATTTCATTGCACCTTTCTTTCTTAATGTATAATGTAGAATGTAAAATGTAGAATTACTTGAAAGAAATGCTTCGAAGCAAACCTCCACTCATTCTACATTCTACATTTTACATTTTTAATTTATTTGGCTGTATATTCATGAACAAAAGCAGTTAGTTTACGTAATGTATCTGGGCTTACTTGTGGGAATACTCCGTGTCCAAGGTTGAATACGAAACCACCTTCATGAGCTAACCCTTGATCTAGAATTTCTTTCGCTCTGGCTTCAATTACATCCCATGGTGCAAGTAAAATAGCTGGATCTAAATTTCCTTGAACAGCTTTTTTAATTCCACGCTCACGAGCTTCATTAATCGATAATCTCCAATCTAGACCAACAACATCTAAAGGAAGATCATGCCATTCGTTAGCTAAGTGGCTCGCACCTACACCAAACATAATTAATGGTACGTTTTCTTCTTTTAAAGCTGTAAAAATT
This window harbors:
- a CDS encoding ACT domain-containing protein: MKNREEFYLVRADILPEAMQKTLEAKALLDSGKVKKINEAVMAVDLSRSAFYKYKDGIFPFHTMVKEKIMTLSIHLEDRSGTLSRLLSVVAEAGSNVLTINQTIPLQGRATITLSIETASMVIEIDKLVKQIQQLDAVEKVELIGSGA
- the obgE gene encoding GTPase ObgE; translated protein: MFVDKVTVYVKGGDGGNGMVAFRREKYIPDGGPAGGDGGSGANVVFEVEEGLRTLMDFRYQRHFKAQRGEHGRSKSQHGKNAPDFVIKVPPGTTVIDEDTKTTIADLVNHGQRAIIAKGGRGGRGNCRFATPTNPAPEIAENGEPGQERNITLELKLLADVGLVGFPSVGKSTLLSVVSAARPKIAEYHFTTIKPNLGVVEVEEGRSFVMADLPGLIEGAHLGVGLGHQFLRHIERTKVIVHVIDMSGLEGRDPYDDYVKIKQELKEYNLRLTERPEIIVANKMDMPDSEDNLAYFKEQLGQDVPIFPISAITRQGLRELILAVADKVDTTSEFPLVEEEVESRIVYRHEKAEEPYKITKDDDGVFVLSGPDLEKLFKMTDFTRDESIRRFARQMRGMGVDATLRELGAKDGDLVRILKFEFEFVE
- a CDS encoding Spo0B C-terminal domain-containing protein; its protein translation is MKDEWNILQILRHSRHDWLNVMQLIKGNLALKKYDRVEEIIQEVVNQSQHESKLSNLSIPNFANEILVFNWEKGNHFQLEFEVIGECQNLNLFENRLQKWFHQFSFALNESCEQYGDNHLQLTIELLEDEFPRFTFDFQGKLTNDEKIKKIVENENNWNEQMQLVESYISKEEFYVTFKLIN
- a CDS encoding ABC transporter ATP-binding protein, whose amino-acid sequence is MTHVVIKDVEKTFYNKVEKTSFTVFNNINLTIKKGEFVSLLGPSGCGKSTLLNIVAGLDKASNGVVKIGTKEVSGPGSDRGVVFQEAALMPWLTVLENVTFGLKKQKISKEAAEKKALEYLKLVHLSKFVGSYPHELSGGMKQRVSIARALAMDPEILLMDEPFGALDEQTRSMLHKEVQFIWEQTGKTIIFVTHNIRESVLLSDRIVLMGTRPGGIIQEFPVNLPRPRKPSSPEFIKLEEDIMSLLAGEIEKVMKEEMGDDYNTKKASLLYSSNRNMGEHI
- a CDS encoding ABC transporter permease; amino-acid sequence: MTTTLRRLAFFTALIAIWESIYRLNGEFSFFSTRFFPSPSGAIQQLYKGFFETGILSNALFTSLQRISLGFTLALLIGVSLGILLGRSKLADETLGSLVIALQSIPSIVWLPIALIFFGQGNTAIIFIIVLGGTWAMTMNVRMGIKNVQPLLIRAALTMGYKGSELVWKVMIPASIPAALTGARLAWAFGWRALMAGELLGRGGLGRTLLDARDMFNMDLVIAIMVIISVIGLIVEYLIFAPIERKVMTRWGLAK
- a CDS encoding aliphatic sulfonate ABC transporter substrate-binding protein, with protein sequence MKRFFTVTLLALLLGVLAACGSSKSESVAIGFFPNLDHAAAIVGKEKGFFEEEMTGKELDFTSFPNGNDFIEALDNNAIQLGYVGPGPAINYFLAGGDIVVLGAAANGATLIVAREGSGIETLEDFAGKSFCTPGNGCTHNVQLEIMLQDMGLTTTRRGGVVDHQPRVNPANMMIMFESGEIDAAAAPEPWGTYLVEEFGAKVITEWNEVYLGETLASVVVVTTPKFLKENPEAVDQFLKAHKRAVDYTYENTADTLVTINDHLFNISQQRLPESVLENAWKRMVVTTETHADALQAWATASYELNFIDNEPNLEGFVDTSRLDKIISGN
- the hemY gene encoding protoporphyrinogen oxidase, whose amino-acid sequence is MSKKRVAIIGGGITGITVAYYLQKEILASGLDCEYRLYEKSQKLGGKISTDYRNGFVIEMGPDSFLARKQSATRLAKEVGLEKELVYNGSGGAFILNNDKLYPIPGGAIMGIPTQMVPFATTNLFSPLGKLRAAGDLFLPRATDPDVDMSLGSFFRKRLGNEIVDNLIEPLLSGIYAGDIDKLSLMATFPQFHQVEQKYRSLILGMKKATPPKPKGAPKTKPKGMFLSFKRGLQSLVDGVEKYLDEEAVVKGVGLVNLEKKGEVYELTFSNGVVETFDYVVMATPHHVTEEALRNYSFVQSLADIPSTSVATIAMAFPQSAIKKDINGTGFVVSKKNDYNITACTWTHKKWHHSTPEGYALLRCYVGRAGNDAIVDWSDEEIINAVLTDLNKTMQIDEKPEFHIIRRWKDSMPQYVVGHKQRIDELKEQLQKQLPGVYVVGGSFEGIGVPDCIDQGEAVITKLKQQLA
- the hemH gene encoding ferrochelatase, whose amino-acid sequence is MSKKTIGLLVMAYGTPRSIEEIEPYYTHIRRGRKPSDEMLNELTERYEAIGGISPLAKITEEQGQGLEKKLNELNEDVQFKLYLGLKHIDPFIEDAVDQMKSDGIEEAVSIVLAPHYSTFSVKSYNGRAKEHSEKINGPKIHSIDSWYDHPQFIQYWADEIKKTVASMTEEQFNNSVVIFSAHSLPEKILQNGDPYPDQLKETADLIAKEAGIVNYTIGWQSEGNTPDPWIGPDVQDLTRDLYNEKGYKAFVYCPVGFVADHLEVLFDNDIECKVVTDDLGVAYFRPEMPNAKPKFIDCLADVVMNKLAEKESDR